The genomic DNA CTTTTGTTACCATAACTAGCTCCAAAACAAACGGGACTGTCTCTGATGAAAATGGAACCTATCGCATTACTGTTCCTCCAAAAACAAAAGAATTAATTTTTTCTTTTATTGGATATGCTACTCAAAAAATAGCACTTAATAATAGTACTGTCATGAATGTTACTCTTATTGAAGACACTGAAAACTTAGAAGAAGTGGTAATCACGGCATTGGGAGTTCAAAGAGCTGCTAAAAAATTAGGATACGCTATTCAATCTTTAAAATCTGAAGACGTAAACAGCGTTAAATCTGTCAATTTCCTAGATAATTTATCAGGAAAAATAGCTGGAGTTTCCATCACCCAAGGAGCTACTGGAGTAGGCTCTTCTTCTAAAATAACAATTCGAGGTGAATCTTCTTTCTCAAATAATAATCCTCTTTTTGTGGTTGATGGAACTCCTATCAATAACGAAACTGTTTTTAACTTTACCAACGAAGCCGCTGCGGGATTTCAAGAAATTGATTTTGGTAATGGCGCCATGGAAGTAAATCCTGATGATATTGCATCTGTAAGCATATTAAAAGGCCCTAGTGCCGCAGCTTTATACGGTACAAGAGCTTCCAACGGTGTAATTGTTATTAAAACCAAAGGAGGTAAAACCTCCAAAGAACCTCAAGTAAGTATCAACTCCTCATTGTTTATTGATACTGCTTTTAAACTTCCTAAATTTCAAAATGAATACGGACAAGGTAATTCTGGTCAATTCACCTATACAGATGGACTCGGAGGAGGAATCAATGACAACATCACTTATTCATGGGGTCCAAAATTGGATGCTGGAATTTTAATTCCTCAGTTTGACAGCCCTGTTTTACTACCTGACGGAACAATCGTAAGAGGCGGAGATACTTCACTATATAGCGGAGCTAATATTACCCCTACGGAATTCAAGTCTAACCCAAACAATTTAAAAGACTTTTATAAAACAGGAATTACCTCTATTAATAATATTGCTATTGCTAATGGATTTGAAACAGGAAATTACAGATTGTCTTTTACAGACTTAAGAAGTGAATCAATCATTCCTGGAGTAAACTTAAACAGACAAACTGTTGCTACTAAACTAAACTTTAACCTTCATAACAAAACAACTGTTTCGAGTTTTATTAGTTATGCAAATTCTAATAGTGATAACAGACCTGCTAATGGATACGGTAGTGAAAATGTAAATTATTCATTAGTTGCCTGGGGTCCTCGTTCTCTTAACATTAATAACTTGAAAAACTATTGGCAACCTGGTTTAGAAAATATTCAACAGTACTCTTTTAATTATACTTTTTTTGATAATCCTTATTTTATCTTACATGAAAATCGAAATTCTTTTGAACGCGATCGAATTTTCGGAAATATTCAAGTCAAGCATCAATTATCTGATCAATTAAGTATTTCTTTCAGATCTGGAATGGATTATAGTAGTGAAATAAGACAATTGCGCCGTTCTTTCAGTAGCAATCGTTTTAAAAATGGCGGATATGCAGAGCATACTGTTTCTTATAGAGAAGTTAATACTGATTTCTTGATTAATTACCAAAATACATTTGCTAATTTTTCTTTAGATATTTCTTTTGGTGGAAATCGCCTAAATCAAACAGCCTCAACAAAACAATCGCAAACTGTCAATTTAGCACAACCTGGCATTTTTAATCTAAACAATGCTGCTTCTCCTATTGATATTTTTCAATTTAGTAGCAAAAAAAGAATCAATTCTCTATATGGAATCGCTAAACTAGGATATAAAGACGTTTTATTTTTAGACATCACAGGAAGAAATGATTGGTCGAGTGCACTGGCTACTCCTTTTTCTGTAGATGGCACCTCTTTCTTTTACCCTTCCATCTCTTCTAGTTTTATTTTATCGAACACCCTTCAACTTCCTAAAGCTATTTCTTTTGCTAAAATAAGAGCTAGTATTGCCCAAGTAGGTAATGATACTAGCCCCTACCAAACATCAGGTGCTTTTATTTCTCAAACCCCTGTCAATGGCCAACCAACGTTTAGCAATCAAAATTTTATTCCAAATCCTAATTTAAAACCAGAAAGTACAACATCTTATGAATTTGGAGCGGATATCCGTTTTTTTAATGACAGGTTAGGAGTTGATTTCACGTACTACAATTCGAATACAACAGATCAGATCATCTCACTACCTATTGCGGTTTCTTCTGGATACAATCATCAAGTTGTAAATGGCGGAGAAATAAATACGAGCGGATTGGAAATTATAATCAATAGTACACCAATTAAAAACAAAAACTTTAAATGGAATACTTCTTTTAACTTCGCTACAAATCGCGCTATTATTCAAAACCTACCTCAGGCTAATGGCCGTATTACATTGGCATATAGTAGAATTTACGATAGCGCTAATCAAACTGTTTGGTTTCAAGTAGAAGAAGGAGGACGAATTGGTGATTTTTATGGTACAGGTTATTTAAAAAATGAAAATGGCGACTTTATCATTGACTCCAATGGAAGATATATTGCTGACAATACCTTAAAAAAATTAGGAAATTACAATCCAGATTTCACCTTAGGATGGAATACCGATCTTACTTATAAAAACTGGAATTTAAATTTCCTTTTTGACTGGAAACAAGGAGGTAAATTAGTTTCAAGAACGAGTGCCTTAGGAAATGTAGGTGGTCAATTAGCCGAAACTTCGTACCGACCAGACGCTGGTATTATTGCGCAAGGAGTTGTAAATACAGGAACAGCAAACAACCCTATATACAAACCCAATACAAAAGCCATTTCAGCAGAAAGTTATTACCGTCAGTTTTACGATAGAAATCACGAAGAAAATAATACTTATGACGCTTCTTTCTTAAAACTAAGACAATTCGCTCTAAGTCACAGCTTCAATTTAAAAAACGATCGTTTTGGTCTTAAAAACGGAGGTGATTTAACCCTCTCTCTTATCGGAAGAAACCTTTTTTCTATTGCTGAAATACCTCACTTAGATCCAGAGCAATTAGCGGTTCAAGGAAATAGCTTCATCAATGGAGTGGAAGATATGAGCTATGCTACTACAAGAAGTATCGGGTTTAAAATAGGTTTAAATTTTTAAAAAGAAATCATGAAAAACAACAATAATTACATACTCTTTTTAGTACTTATTTTACTATCAAGCTGCACTAAAGATTTTCAAGAAATAAACACCAATACCAACAATCCTGTAAATGTGCAACCTAGCTTTTTATTACGGCAAGTCATTTACAATTTTGGAGAAAACATGAGTTATGAAGGATTTGTTGCTGGCGATTTATTAGCGCAACACAGAACTGCATTAGATTTTAATCTTTTTGACAGGCACGCTTTAAAATCGCCACAATTAGGCGGCAATCCTTGGGCTATCTTCTATAAAAATTTAAGAGATAACGAAATCATTCTAAAACAAGCCAATACCTCTACAGCAAATCTTGTTTATAAAGGACCTGCTTTAATTTTAAAAGCATATATGGCAATGGGGCTTACTGATTTATTTGGAGATGTTCCTTATTTTGACGCCTTTAAAGGTACAGAAGGAGTGGTAACCCCTACTTATGACCAACAGCAACGTATTTACTTAGATCCGAATGGTATTCTTGACAATCTTGACAATGCTATTACTGCATTAAAAAACTACAAGGGCATCACTCCTTTAGAAGGCGATATTTTATATCGTGGAAACCTGCAATCATGGATACAATTTGCAAACTCATTAAAAATCAAAGCGCTCATTCGTATTTCTAGTAAAGTAAATGTCAAAAACGACTTACAAAAGCTATACAATGAAGGCAATTACATAAAAGTCAATACCCAAAATGCAGTATTCGACTTTACCAATAGCGCTCCAAACAGTTTTAGACTCGCTCAATTAAGGGTAGGCGATTTTAACAATTTCGTACTGTCTGAAACAATGGAAGAAATCATGAATCGTTTAAATGATACTAGGCTTGCTACTTTATTCAGACCATATGCCAATGCTACTTCAAATGAATTTAATGGACTTATTAATGGGATTGATGCTTCAAATACTTCTATTGCCCTAGCTGATTACTCCTTAGCAGGCACTATTTTTAGAGAAGATACCGCTACTTTAGACGCTAACTTTTTAACTGCTTGGGAAACTTCTTTATTGCTAGCAGAAGCCGCTGAAAAAGGATTGATCATAGCAGATGCTAAAAAACTATATGAAACAGGAGTTACTTTAGCTTTTGAATATTGGAACACTGAATTACCTGCTAATTACTTAAATGAAAACGCTTCTTATAACGCTATTGGAACAACTCCTTTAGAACAAATTGCTACTCAAAAATGGATTTCAAGTGTTATTAATGGCTATGAAAGCTGGATTGAATATAGACGTACTGGATTTCCTAACTTAAAACCTATTGCTGCAAGTTTAAACAATAACTTAATTCCTATTAGAATGCCATACCCTCCTGAAGAAGAAGCATTGAATAAAAAAAATTACACTATTGCTGCACAAGCAACCAATAACAACAGTATAAACGTACCCGTTTGGTGGGATAATTAAAATATGGAAACAATTTATTGGCAATGGTTGCTAGTTATTATAACGAGCTTGGTATTCTTCTTTTTATCGCCATTAGCAACCTCAACAAAGCAGTTTTACAATGCCATTACTAAAAATAAAGCACCTAGTACCATAGTACTTACAGGAAGCTTAATTATCTCATGGATTTTTGCTAAAAGCATTACTAATGCTGCTAATCTCGGGGCAAAATTTGGCATTTTAGGAGGCATTGCTTATGCAGGATACTATCTTTCTTTTGCAATAGCTGGTATTTTAATTTACCAATTAAGAACTAAAGGCGGTTATCAAAGCATTCACCAATTTTTAACTTCAAAATTTGGAACATATGCAATGGTTCTTTTTTCTGTATTAATTGCTATTCGACTATTCAATGAAGTTTGGAGTAATACCATGGTTATTGGCACCTATTTTGGCCCCTCTAATTCCACCCCCTACTTCACTGCAATCGTAGTATTTACGATACTCACCCTAGCCTATGCTATAAAAGGAGGGCTAAGCAGCTCTATATTTACAGACACCATACAAATGATTTTATTTGCCATTTTGTTAATGGTTATTCTTTGGAATATTTTTTCATCCGAAAACCTCACGATGCAAGAGGTGAACACCTCAAGTGTATGGAGTTTTGAATTCGGACTTAATTTGTTGTTTGCAGCTATTATTCAATCTTTTAGCTACCCCTTTCATGATCCTGTATTAACTGATAGGGCTTTTATAAGCTCTCCAAAAGTTACTTTGAAAAGCTTTCTTTTAGCCAGCTTACTAGGAGGTCTTTGCATTATTCTTTTTAGTATTATTGGAGTATATGCAAAAGTAAATAACCTACAGGGTGATGCCGCTTTTGAAGTTGGCAAAGCATTTGGTATTATAGTACTGCTTATTATCAACTTTATCATGATAACTTCTGCCGCATCAACATTAGATTCTACTTTTTCTTCTTTCTCTAAATTAACCGCTATCGATTTAAGATTGGGAAAAACCATTTCTTTTGGAAGGGCTTCCATGCTCTTTATTGCCATTTTAGGCACTATTCCTGTTTTCTTGAATGCTGAAATTTTATCTGCAACTACTATTTCAGGTACTATGGTTATTGGATTGACCCCCGTTTTTGTATTCTGGAAATCAAAAGCTCCTAAAGAAAGTTTTTACCTAAGTGTTTTATGCGGACTCCTATTTGGTATTTTACTTGTTTTTGGGGCATTTCCTAACGAACTTATTTTTACCAAAGGAAAATATGCCGATTTACTTTGGGTAAATATCTGGGGCGTTTTAAGTTGTTTAATTATTT from Tenacibaculum maritimum NCIMB 2154 includes the following:
- a CDS encoding SusD/RagB family nutrient-binding outer membrane lipoprotein, which translates into the protein MKNNNNYILFLVLILLSSCTKDFQEINTNTNNPVNVQPSFLLRQVIYNFGENMSYEGFVAGDLLAQHRTALDFNLFDRHALKSPQLGGNPWAIFYKNLRDNEIILKQANTSTANLVYKGPALILKAYMAMGLTDLFGDVPYFDAFKGTEGVVTPTYDQQQRIYLDPNGILDNLDNAITALKNYKGITPLEGDILYRGNLQSWIQFANSLKIKALIRISSKVNVKNDLQKLYNEGNYIKVNTQNAVFDFTNSAPNSFRLAQLRVGDFNNFVLSETMEEIMNRLNDTRLATLFRPYANATSNEFNGLINGIDASNTSIALADYSLAGTIFREDTATLDANFLTAWETSLLLAEAAEKGLIIADAKKLYETGVTLAFEYWNTELPANYLNENASYNAIGTTPLEQIATQKWISSVINGYESWIEYRRTGFPNLKPIAASLNNNLIPIRMPYPPEEEALNKKNYTIAAQATNNNSINVPVWWDN
- a CDS encoding SLC5/6 family protein translates to METIYWQWLLVIITSLVFFFLSPLATSTKQFYNAITKNKAPSTIVLTGSLIISWIFAKSITNAANLGAKFGILGGIAYAGYYLSFAIAGILIYQLRTKGGYQSIHQFLTSKFGTYAMVLFSVLIAIRLFNEVWSNTMVIGTYFGPSNSTPYFTAIVVFTILTLAYAIKGGLSSSIFTDTIQMILFAILLMVILWNIFSSENLTMQEVNTSSVWSFEFGLNLLFAAIIQSFSYPFHDPVLTDRAFISSPKVTLKSFLLASLLGGLCIILFSIIGVYAKVNNLQGDAAFEVGKAFGIIVLLIINFIMITSAASTLDSTFSSFSKLTAIDLRLGKTISFGRASMLFIAILGTIPVFLNAEILSATTISGTMVIGLTPVFVFWKSKAPKESFYLSVLCGLLFGILLVFGAFPNELIFTKGKYADLLWVNIWGVLSCLIIYMIPTWIKK
- a CDS encoding SusC/RagA family TonB-linked outer membrane protein; protein product: MKPLHAFILLLLANNIYSQTTITGKITSNTDGAPLPFVTITSSKTNGTVSDENGTYRITVPPKTKELIFSFIGYATQKIALNNSTVMNVTLIEDTENLEEVVITALGVQRAAKKLGYAIQSLKSEDVNSVKSVNFLDNLSGKIAGVSITQGATGVGSSSKITIRGESSFSNNNPLFVVDGTPINNETVFNFTNEAAAGFQEIDFGNGAMEVNPDDIASVSILKGPSAAALYGTRASNGVIVIKTKGGKTSKEPQVSINSSLFIDTAFKLPKFQNEYGQGNSGQFTYTDGLGGGINDNITYSWGPKLDAGILIPQFDSPVLLPDGTIVRGGDTSLYSGANITPTEFKSNPNNLKDFYKTGITSINNIAIANGFETGNYRLSFTDLRSESIIPGVNLNRQTVATKLNFNLHNKTTVSSFISYANSNSDNRPANGYGSENVNYSLVAWGPRSLNINNLKNYWQPGLENIQQYSFNYTFFDNPYFILHENRNSFERDRIFGNIQVKHQLSDQLSISFRSGMDYSSEIRQLRRSFSSNRFKNGGYAEHTVSYREVNTDFLINYQNTFANFSLDISFGGNRLNQTASTKQSQTVNLAQPGIFNLNNAASPIDIFQFSSKKRINSLYGIAKLGYKDVLFLDITGRNDWSSALATPFSVDGTSFFYPSISSSFILSNTLQLPKAISFAKIRASIAQVGNDTSPYQTSGAFISQTPVNGQPTFSNQNFIPNPNLKPESTTSYEFGADIRFFNDRLGVDFTYYNSNTTDQIISLPIAVSSGYNHQVVNGGEINTSGLEIIINSTPIKNKNFKWNTSFNFATNRAIIQNLPQANGRITLAYSRIYDSANQTVWFQVEEGGRIGDFYGTGYLKNENGDFIIDSNGRYIADNTLKKLGNYNPDFTLGWNTDLTYKNWNLNFLFDWKQGGKLVSRTSALGNVGGQLAETSYRPDAGIIAQGVVNTGTANNPIYKPNTKAISAESYYRQFYDRNHEENNTYDASFLKLRQFALSHSFNLKNDRFGLKNGGDLTLSLIGRNLFSIAEIPHLDPEQLAVQGNSFINGVEDMSYATTRSIGFKIGLNF